TCTTGACGCCGTCGAGCACGTACCCGCCCTCGACCGGGGTGGCCGTGGTCCGCAGCGCGCCGACGTCGGAACCCGCCTCGGGCTCGGTCATCGCGTTGCCCGCGATCAGGTCGCCGGCGGCGAGACCGGGCAGGAGCCGGTCGCGCAGTGCCGCCGGGGCGAAGTCCACGATCGGCATCGTGCAGGCGAACAGGTGCGCGGCCGCGCCGAAGACGAGTCCGGTGTCCGGGCAGCCGCGCCCGGCGGCTTCGAACACCCGCGCCGTTTCGAGGGCGGTGAGCCCGCCGCCACCGTGGTCCGCGGGCACGCTGGCGCCGAGGACGCCGAACTTGCCCAGCAGGGCCCACTTCTCGCGGCTGAACACGTACTCGGGCGCGGCCGGGAAGGCCGCCCGCGTGTCGGCCACCGTCCGGTCGTAGCGCTGCCGCTGGTCCGCGGTCCAGCCGAACTCCATGCGCCCACCTCCACCAGGGTTCGCGCCCGAGGCTAACGGCGGCACGTCTAGCGAAATCCCTGAATACGCGGTGCGAGCATGACTGGTGTGACCCGCCACGTCGTGCTCTGCACCCTGCCCGGTTACGGACACGTGACGCCCGTCCTGGACGTCCTCGGCGAGCTGGTCCGGCGCGGCCACCGGGTCACCGTGGCGACCGGCAGCGCGTTCGCCGACCGGATCGCCGCGACCGGCGCCCGGCCTCTCCCCTACGACGGGCCGGCCGACGACCCGGGTTCCCACCGCCTCGCGGCCGCGCTGACCGGCGCGTCCAGTTGCCTCGAGCCGCTGGCACCGGTGCGGAAGCTGCTCGTGGACGACCCGCCCGACGTGCTCGCGTTCGACTCGACCATGTGGATCGCGGGCCGCGTCCTCGCGAACGACGTCACGTGCCCGACGATCCAGCTCTCGGCGTGTTTCGCGTCCAACGAGCACTATTCCCTGCCGACGCACGTGGCCCGGTACCCCGACTCGTCCACAGTGGACGACGATGAGCCGTACGACTTCCTCGCCGATCTCACCGCCCTGCTGACGGCCGAGGCCCCGGGGCAGACGGCGGAGCAGTTCCTCGACGACGGCCGCGACCACAAGCTGGTCCTCATCCCCCGCGACTTCCAGTACGCGGGCGAGACGTTCGACGACCGGCACACGTTCACCGGCCCGTGCTTCGGCCCGCAGCGGCCGCTGACGGGCTGGGATCCACCGGCGAACGGCAACCCGGTGCTGCTGGTGTCCCTGGGCACGTCGGCGTTCAACGACCAGCCGGACTTCTTCCGGCAGTGCGCCCGCGCGTTCGCGGACCTGCCGTGGAACCTGGTGATGACCCTGGGCGGCGGCGTGGATCCGGCGTCACTGGGCCCGTTGCCCCCGAATGTCGAGGCACGCCAGTGGATTCCACACCCGGCGGTGCTGCGGCACGCGTCGGCGTTCGTGACGTCGGCGGGCATGGGGAGCGTCATGGAGGCGTTCTACTGCGGGACCCCGCTGGTGCTGGTGCCGATGCACGGCGAGCAGGAGGTCAACACCGAGCGGGTGGTGGAGCTGGGCCTCGGCATCCGCCTGCCCCGCGAAGAGCTGACACCAGAAGCGATCCGCGACGCGGTCCTGGCGGTGGCGGCCGACGAAGGCGTCGGCGCGCGCATGCGGGCGATGCGCGACCACACGCACGAAGGCGGCGGCG
This genomic window from Amycolatopsis mongoliensis contains:
- a CDS encoding macrolide family glycosyltransferase, with the protein product MTGVTRHVVLCTLPGYGHVTPVLDVLGELVRRGHRVTVATGSAFADRIAATGARPLPYDGPADDPGSHRLAAALTGASSCLEPLAPVRKLLVDDPPDVLAFDSTMWIAGRVLANDVTCPTIQLSACFASNEHYSLPTHVARYPDSSTVDDDEPYDFLADLTALLTAEAPGQTAEQFLDDGRDHKLVLIPRDFQYAGETFDDRHTFTGPCFGPQRPLTGWDPPANGNPVLLVSLGTSAFNDQPDFFRQCARAFADLPWNLVMTLGGGVDPASLGPLPPNVEARQWIPHPAVLRHASAFVTSAGMGSVMEAFYCGTPLVLVPMHGEQEVNTERVVELGLGIRLPREELTPEAIRDAVLAVAADEGVGARMRAMRDHTHEGGGAITAADRILETT